A region from the Polyangiaceae bacterium genome encodes:
- a CDS encoding tetratricopeptide repeat protein encodes MGEWAYVKLEENVAKRNGMPKQIPVPKEEFEGLAETGLDGAKVRTWISKFMQEVSGSWRQQNNELASRYDAFLAKGMHWDKAQKAFQKGDSEGAIKALKMITRVDKEDAAAKLNLAMALAASGQYPEALEAFTSIEDVAKGDPEYHVARANVHMALQQSDDAINQFADALEAKPDCKPAMDGLVTAGLLMRVYEDPKDAASLTYVRRDSVLEYFEQVWDAEERDAEYLLEQIGYHELEKRWDVVIAAADRVLAKSDGTQDRAAAARIAALRSLKREDATSEAKKYLEAHPDSVPMLVELAQCVGAYGDEGKALLDKALELDPGDQIALTLRYWPETGEELKPLLAALPALQAFAESHAESAGAWRSVGRAMLRLGKDDEALAVFRKAIDLAPDDDDLRSEFWSELGRLQKWDDIIKDAEGVEDITKRSWQLRWGEAEAYAGVGKKMEARTAFTAINQDESLLIDIRKRAKRAAERAFGGE; translated from the coding sequence ATGGGCGAGTGGGCATACGTAAAGTTGGAAGAGAACGTCGCGAAGCGCAACGGCATGCCGAAGCAGATCCCGGTGCCGAAGGAGGAGTTCGAGGGTCTCGCTGAGACCGGTCTCGACGGCGCCAAGGTGCGAACCTGGATTAGCAAGTTCATGCAAGAGGTGTCCGGCTCGTGGCGCCAGCAGAACAACGAGCTCGCTTCGCGCTACGATGCGTTCCTCGCCAAGGGGATGCACTGGGACAAGGCGCAGAAGGCTTTCCAGAAGGGCGACAGCGAGGGCGCCATCAAGGCGCTGAAGATGATCACCCGCGTCGACAAAGAAGACGCCGCCGCGAAGCTGAACCTCGCGATGGCGCTCGCTGCCTCGGGGCAATACCCAGAAGCGCTCGAAGCCTTCACCAGCATCGAAGACGTCGCGAAGGGCGACCCCGAGTACCACGTGGCGCGCGCCAACGTGCACATGGCGCTGCAGCAATCGGACGACGCGATCAATCAGTTCGCGGATGCGCTCGAGGCGAAGCCCGACTGCAAGCCTGCGATGGACGGCCTAGTGACCGCCGGCCTCTTGATGCGCGTTTACGAAGATCCAAAAGACGCCGCGAGCCTCACCTACGTGCGCCGGGACTCGGTGCTCGAGTACTTCGAGCAAGTCTGGGACGCCGAGGAGCGGGACGCCGAGTACCTGCTCGAGCAGATTGGCTACCACGAGCTAGAAAAGCGCTGGGACGTCGTGATCGCTGCGGCGGATCGCGTGCTCGCCAAGAGCGACGGTACCCAAGATCGAGCCGCTGCGGCTCGAATCGCCGCGCTGCGTTCGTTGAAGCGAGAGGACGCCACGAGCGAAGCGAAGAAGTACCTCGAAGCCCACCCTGACTCCGTTCCGATGCTCGTGGAGCTCGCGCAGTGCGTGGGCGCCTACGGTGATGAGGGCAAGGCGCTGCTCGACAAAGCGCTGGAGCTCGACCCCGGCGATCAAATCGCCCTCACGCTGCGCTACTGGCCCGAGACGGGTGAGGAGCTGAAGCCGCTGCTCGCGGCGCTGCCGGCGCTGCAAGCGTTCGCCGAATCCCACGCAGAGAGCGCCGGGGCCTGGCGGAGCGTAGGCCGCGCGATGCTGCGCTTGGGCAAAGACGATGAAGCTCTTGCTGTTTTCCGCAAGGCAATTGACTTGGCACCCGACGACGACGACCTACGCAGCGAGTTCTGGTCGGAGCTAGGTCGCCTGCAGAAGTGGGACGACATCATCAAGGACGCGGAGGGCGTCGAGGACATCACCAAGCGCTCTTGGCAGCTGCGTTGGGGTGAAGCAGAAGCCTACGCCGGAGTTGGCAAGAAGATGGAGGCGCGCACGGCGTTCACCGCCATCAACCAGGACGAGTCGCTGTTGATCGACATCCGCAAGCGTGCCAAGCGCGCCGCGGAGCGCGCCTTCGGCGGCGAGTGA
- the lgt gene encoding prolipoprotein diacylglyceryl transferase, which translates to MPSFKWDHDPIAFSIHLPFDLKYVLFVVVALGLISAVISIREKMSPIFGLVVAGVAGYAALRWGDMQPDIPIRWYSLLFVGVFLGGYALLKWQIVRGGGDPDDAGDFIVYGVLGVLVGSRLGHVLFYDLDKAMQDPMWVLEIWTGGLASHGAVAGLILAMYIFTKRRGIAFLEGADRFAFSAALGATLVRVGNFLNSEIVGRVVPGQTWGVQFPRYDAQLVADGKEVPFRYPTQLFEIALGVLILLVLYLADRKAGKEKRPRGLLISIFFSMYFPGRFLVEFWKEYQTKGETGVLKEAGLTMGQYLSIPGMLLGFYGIWWAINRHLPVGWKPREEYLEDDFDDEDLDDEALDDLDDEDEDDAPRPKKKLKKKAGKKKSKKKTGKKKVKKKTAPKVASDDEDEDEDEPAPKATSSQDSSEDDEDEDEDDDADTSKAADQDDTKDSSDDDDDDDDEKK; encoded by the coding sequence GTGCCTAGCTTCAAGTGGGACCACGATCCCATCGCCTTCAGCATCCACCTGCCCTTCGACCTGAAGTACGTGCTCTTCGTCGTGGTCGCGCTGGGGCTGATCTCAGCCGTCATCTCGATCCGCGAGAAGATGTCGCCCATCTTCGGTCTGGTGGTAGCCGGTGTCGCCGGCTACGCGGCCCTGCGCTGGGGCGACATGCAGCCGGACATCCCCATCCGCTGGTACAGCTTGCTGTTCGTCGGGGTGTTTCTCGGCGGATACGCTTTGCTCAAATGGCAGATCGTACGCGGCGGCGGCGACCCCGACGACGCGGGCGACTTCATCGTCTACGGCGTGCTGGGCGTACTCGTCGGCTCGCGTCTCGGGCACGTCCTGTTCTACGACCTCGACAAGGCGATGCAGGACCCGATGTGGGTGCTGGAGATCTGGACTGGCGGCCTGGCCAGCCATGGCGCCGTCGCTGGCCTGATCCTCGCCATGTACATCTTCACCAAGCGGCGCGGGATCGCGTTCCTGGAGGGCGCCGATCGCTTCGCGTTCAGCGCCGCGCTTGGCGCAACGTTGGTGCGCGTCGGCAACTTCTTGAACTCGGAGATCGTCGGTCGCGTGGTGCCGGGCCAGACCTGGGGCGTGCAGTTCCCGCGCTACGACGCGCAGCTCGTCGCAGATGGCAAGGAAGTGCCGTTCCGCTACCCAACTCAGCTCTTCGAGATCGCACTGGGCGTGCTCATCCTGCTGGTGCTGTACTTGGCGGACCGCAAAGCGGGCAAAGAGAAGCGCCCCCGCGGCCTCCTGATCTCCATCTTCTTCTCGATGTACTTCCCCGGACGTTTCCTTGTGGAATTCTGGAAGGAGTACCAGACCAAGGGTGAAACTGGCGTCTTGAAAGAGGCCGGGCTCACCATGGGTCAGTACCTGAGCATCCCCGGAATGCTGCTCGGCTTCTACGGGATCTGGTGGGCGATCAACCGCCACCTCCCGGTGGGCTGGAAGCCCCGTGAGGAGTACCTCGAGGACGACTTCGACGACGAGGACCTGGACGACGAAGCTCTCGACGATCTGGATGACGAAGACGAAGACGACGCGCCGCGCCCAAAGAAGAAGCTGAAGAAGAAGGCTGGCAAGAAGAAGAGCAAGAAGAAGACCGGTAAGAAGAAGGTCAAGAAGAAGACCGCACCCAAGGTCGCGAGCGACGACGAAGACGAAGACGAAGACGAGCCCGCGCCCAAAGCGACCTCATCTCAGGACTCGAGTGAGGACGACGAGGACGAGGACGAGGATGACGACGCGGACACGTCCAAGGCGGCTGACCAGGACGACACCAAGGACTCGTCCGACGACGACGACGACGACGACGACGAAAAGAAGTAG
- a CDS encoding GNAT family N-acetyltransferase yields MNSNLTDIVFETQRLIARPWRLEDAAAGLSLYSDPEVVRFIGMEPILGMDGMLDMLRRIQQRNEMFPRGMGGFATFERETGELVGNLLLKPLPGVSGSLTFDIEIGWHLRRSHWGRGFASEGGRGLLRYGFETLGLDRLHAVVEPPNERSLNVARAIGLIHDGRTQRYYSGIELEHFQVDKADWTTGSLTAGAPR; encoded by the coding sequence ATGAACTCCAACCTCACCGACATCGTCTTCGAGACCCAGCGGCTCATTGCGCGCCCTTGGCGCCTCGAAGACGCTGCGGCCGGCCTCTCGCTGTACAGCGATCCGGAGGTGGTGCGGTTCATCGGCATGGAGCCGATCCTCGGTATGGACGGGATGCTCGACATGCTGAGGCGCATCCAGCAGCGCAACGAAATGTTTCCGCGCGGCATGGGTGGTTTCGCGACCTTCGAACGGGAGACCGGCGAGCTGGTGGGTAACCTGCTGCTCAAGCCACTGCCTGGGGTCAGCGGCAGCCTCACCTTCGACATCGAGATCGGTTGGCACCTGCGCCGGTCACACTGGGGTCGCGGCTTTGCGAGCGAAGGTGGTCGCGGGCTGCTTCGCTATGGCTTCGAGACCCTCGGGCTAGATCGCCTGCATGCAGTCGTCGAGCCGCCCAACGAACGCTCCCTGAACGTGGCCCGCGCCATCGGCTTGATTCACGACGGCCGCACCCAGCGCTACTACAGCGGGATCGAGCTGGAGCATTTCCAGGTCGATAAAGCGGACTGGACTACGGGGTCGCTGACCGCCGGAGCTCCGCGTTAG
- a CDS encoding SDR family oxidoreductase — translation MIALDEPPRWRIPWLPYPQLQRVDMRGKACVVTGASSGIGLQTALRLAEWGAEVAVVGRHPKRTPEVCKAIRQYTSNPNVSEFIADFASLREVAELAERLSRRYSQIDLLVNNAGLWLQRREQTLDGYERTFAVNHLAPFLLTTRLLEPLKAAPRARVVNVSSRLNAKVKRFKLDDWQVTQRRYWGIEVYSQSKLANVLFSNELARRLWATNVISNSLHPGDVATAVTRDNGFLTWGSNWVGKRWLLTPEEGARTSLHVATHPRLCDTTGRYFSRLRLASPCPLAHDTALARRLWELSEELCERALTPKN, via the coding sequence ATGATCGCGCTCGACGAGCCGCCTAGGTGGCGGATCCCGTGGCTGCCCTACCCACAGCTCCAGCGCGTCGACATGCGCGGGAAGGCGTGCGTCGTCACGGGTGCTTCCTCGGGGATCGGCCTCCAGACGGCGCTACGCCTCGCCGAATGGGGCGCGGAGGTAGCCGTGGTCGGGCGACATCCCAAGCGTACGCCCGAGGTATGCAAAGCCATCCGTCAGTACACGAGTAACCCGAACGTCAGCGAGTTCATCGCGGACTTTGCGTCTCTTCGGGAGGTGGCTGAGCTGGCTGAGCGGCTTTCACGGCGTTACTCGCAGATTGACCTGCTCGTCAACAACGCGGGACTCTGGCTTCAGCGCCGTGAGCAGACCCTGGACGGCTATGAGCGGACCTTTGCGGTCAACCACCTGGCGCCGTTTCTGCTGACGACGCGGCTCCTGGAGCCGCTCAAAGCGGCGCCGCGCGCGCGGGTGGTCAATGTTTCCTCGCGGCTAAACGCGAAGGTGAAGCGGTTCAAGCTCGACGACTGGCAAGTGACGCAGCGCCGCTACTGGGGAATTGAAGTCTACAGTCAGTCGAAGCTCGCCAATGTACTGTTCTCCAACGAGCTGGCGCGGCGCCTGTGGGCGACCAACGTGATCAGTAACTCGCTGCACCCGGGGGATGTGGCGACGGCGGTCACTCGGGACAACGGCTTTCTCACTTGGGGCAGTAACTGGGTTGGCAAACGCTGGCTACTCACGCCGGAGGAAGGCGCGCGCACGAGTCTGCACGTCGCGACCCATCCGCGCCTCTGCGACACCACCGGGCGCTACTTTTCGCGGCTCAGACTCGCCAGTCCGTGTCCCCTAGCGCACGACACTGCGCTCGCTAGACGGCTTTGGGAGTTGAGCGAAGAGCTTTGTGAGCGCGCCCTCACCCCCAAAAACTAG
- a CDS encoding 4-hydroxy-tetrahydrodipicolinate reductase, which produces MKLALHGASGRMGLTITKIVAEADDIQLVGAVCGAEDKALGKDIGELAGVGTLGVECSADTASSLLGADVVIDFSVAGAVAPLVNIAARQKVAVVCGTTNLDDKAKQALDAAAKVVPVVWAPNMSLGVQVLAELLEQALKRLGPAFDAEIVEIHHRRKVDSPSGTATRLGDVVRKVRPETRELRGRDGDVGARTNEEMAIFGVRGGDVIGDHTVYLLGPSERIELTHRATDRGLFAHGAVRAARFLAGKPAGTYTISDVVNG; this is translated from the coding sequence ATGAAGCTCGCACTGCATGGCGCTTCCGGGCGCATGGGGCTCACGATCACCAAGATCGTCGCCGAGGCCGATGACATCCAGCTCGTGGGCGCGGTGTGCGGCGCCGAGGACAAGGCCCTCGGAAAGGACATCGGGGAGCTGGCCGGCGTTGGCACCCTCGGTGTCGAGTGCAGCGCGGACACCGCGTCTTCCCTGCTGGGTGCGGACGTGGTCATCGATTTCTCGGTGGCTGGCGCCGTAGCTCCGCTAGTCAATATTGCCGCGCGGCAAAAGGTTGCGGTGGTGTGTGGCACGACCAACCTGGACGACAAGGCCAAGCAGGCGCTGGACGCTGCGGCGAAGGTGGTGCCCGTGGTTTGGGCGCCGAATATGAGCCTCGGCGTCCAGGTGCTGGCGGAACTCTTGGAGCAGGCGCTCAAGCGCCTGGGGCCGGCCTTCGACGCGGAGATCGTCGAGATCCATCACCGCCGCAAGGTCGACTCGCCGAGCGGCACCGCCACACGCCTCGGCGATGTCGTGCGCAAGGTGCGCCCGGAGACTCGCGAGCTGCGCGGTCGTGACGGTGACGTGGGCGCGCGCACGAACGAGGAGATGGCGATCTTCGGTGTGCGCGGCGGGGATGTGATCGGAGATCACACCGTTTACTTGCTGGGCCCCAGCGAACGTATCGAGCTCACCCACCGCGCGACGGATCGCGGCCTGTTCGCCCACGGCGCCGTGCGCGCCGCGCGTTTCCTCGCGGGTAAGCCTGCCGGCACGTATACGATTTCAGACGTCGTGAACGGGTAG
- a CDS encoding four helix bundle protein, protein MALQIHTVSIETITLLRPLVARIRRFDLSLAKQLSRSASSIALNIGEGEYSSGGTRRERYLSAAGSASETRTALEVAAAWGYVRGPECAPIMDKLDHLLAVLWRLTRG, encoded by the coding sequence ATGGCACTTCAGATTCACACTGTCTCCATCGAAACCATCACCCTCTTGCGACCGCTCGTCGCCCGCATTCGGCGTTTCGATCTCTCACTTGCGAAGCAGCTCAGTCGCAGCGCATCTTCCATCGCGCTCAACATTGGGGAGGGCGAGTACTCTTCAGGTGGCACGCGCCGCGAGCGGTATCTTTCGGCGGCCGGGTCCGCGAGCGAGACGCGCACCGCGCTCGAGGTTGCGGCGGCCTGGGGGTATGTGCGAGGGCCTGAGTGCGCACCAATCATGGACAAACTAGACCACCTGCTCGCAGTGCTCTGGAGGCTGACTCGCGGCTAG
- a CDS encoding 4-hydroxy-tetrahydrodipicolinate synthase, with the protein MAQLKLEGTFTALTTPFTADGEHVDFEAYERQVEHQVRSGVRGLVPCATTSETPTLTDEEQREVIRRTVKVAAGKLPVLAGTGSNSTTKTLKDSLAAVDAGADGVMIVMPYYNKPSQAGMVHHIEELARQLPCPIVLYNVPARTGVELSVPSMLAILDRCPNVVGMKDATGNVLWCQSLLAKAGDRLSVLCGDDALSIPCISVGAKGLISVSSNAIPELVVSAVEHALAGRFAEARAEHHRLLDFHSLMFEEPNPAPVKLAMELLGLGSAMTRSPMLPAGLAVREQLVGVLSDLGLSVR; encoded by the coding sequence ATGGCACAGCTGAAGCTGGAGGGCACGTTCACCGCCTTGACCACTCCGTTTACGGCGGACGGCGAACACGTGGACTTCGAGGCGTACGAGCGTCAGGTCGAGCATCAAGTTCGGTCGGGGGTGAGGGGGCTAGTACCGTGCGCCACCACGAGCGAGACGCCGACGCTGACGGACGAGGAACAGCGCGAGGTCATTCGCCGTACCGTTAAGGTTGCCGCGGGGAAATTGCCGGTGCTCGCTGGTACTGGCTCGAACTCCACCACCAAGACGCTCAAGGACTCCCTCGCTGCGGTGGATGCTGGCGCTGACGGCGTGATGATCGTGATGCCCTATTACAACAAGCCTTCCCAGGCCGGCATGGTGCATCACATCGAGGAGCTCGCGCGCCAGCTGCCGTGCCCCATCGTGCTCTACAACGTACCGGCGCGGACCGGCGTTGAACTCAGCGTCCCGAGTATGCTCGCTATCTTGGACCGCTGCCCCAACGTCGTGGGCATGAAGGACGCTACGGGGAACGTGTTGTGGTGCCAGAGCCTGCTCGCGAAAGCCGGCGACCGCCTCAGCGTATTGTGCGGGGACGACGCGCTGAGCATTCCATGCATCAGCGTCGGGGCGAAGGGGCTCATCAGCGTCAGCTCCAACGCCATCCCTGAGCTGGTCGTTTCCGCGGTGGAGCACGCCCTGGCTGGGCGTTTTGCAGAAGCGCGCGCGGAGCACCATCGGCTGCTCGACTTCCACAGCTTGATGTTCGAAGAGCCGAACCCGGCGCCAGTCAAGCTCGCGATGGAGCTGCTCGGACTCGGCAGCGCGATGACGCGGTCGCCGATGCTGCCTGCCGGGCTCGCCGTCAGGGAGCAGCTGGTTGGGGTGCTGAGCGACCTCGGACTCTCTGTAAGGTAG
- a CDS encoding Sun protein, whose translation MAARVLERVLKDSAFASAALDAELARSEELGPRDRALATELVYGSLRTRAALEARIARLAKKLDPKDYVLKSQLLLAGYQLLLLDRVPAHAVVDHAVEAIKRARGPRVAGFVNAVLRRLSAEGKLDAGDAALASLPPWLKSALEAALPGEEVRALVSPSAGDGAGPLGIRVRVGTEEAQLPEWLREVPRGNWSPLARRPGSVGDPRRLEGYGEGAFVVQEEGAQVIALAVGAKPGMRVLDTCAGRGQKTTLIADQLAADGSSALVACDLHGSKLKALKQELKRLRLPDIETHAVDFSLGAGDLTGPFDRVLVDAPCTGTGTLRRRPEIALRLTAEDPTRMAELQASIVRQAASLLAPQGRLIFAVCSVLPEECEGVLERVSDVLEPAPFDASELAWLSADCTQLRLLPGEHGTDGYFLACLRKRA comes from the coding sequence GTGGCCGCTCGGGTGTTGGAGCGCGTGCTGAAGGACTCGGCGTTCGCGTCTGCGGCGCTCGATGCGGAGCTCGCACGCTCGGAGGAGCTGGGGCCTCGCGATCGGGCCCTTGCCACGGAGCTCGTATATGGCTCCCTGCGCACTCGGGCGGCTCTCGAGGCGCGCATCGCACGCCTCGCAAAGAAGCTCGACCCGAAGGACTACGTGTTGAAGAGCCAGTTGCTCTTGGCGGGTTACCAGCTGCTCCTGTTGGACCGAGTGCCGGCTCACGCGGTGGTTGATCACGCGGTGGAGGCCATCAAGCGCGCGCGCGGGCCTCGCGTGGCGGGTTTCGTCAATGCGGTGCTGCGGCGCTTGAGCGCCGAGGGCAAACTGGACGCGGGTGACGCTGCGCTCGCTTCGCTTCCCCCATGGCTGAAATCGGCGCTAGAAGCCGCGTTGCCGGGGGAAGAGGTGCGCGCACTGGTGTCCCCCTCAGCGGGCGACGGCGCTGGTCCCCTTGGGATCCGTGTGCGCGTCGGCACCGAAGAAGCTCAACTTCCTGAATGGCTGCGCGAGGTTCCGCGGGGAAATTGGTCTCCCTTGGCGCGACGCCCAGGCAGCGTGGGGGACCCGCGGCGCCTCGAGGGCTACGGCGAAGGCGCGTTCGTAGTCCAGGAAGAGGGCGCGCAAGTCATTGCGCTTGCCGTCGGCGCGAAGCCCGGCATGCGCGTGCTCGACACCTGCGCGGGGCGCGGTCAGAAGACGACCCTCATCGCGGACCAGCTCGCGGCTGACGGAAGCTCGGCGCTGGTCGCGTGTGACCTTCATGGCAGCAAGCTCAAGGCGCTCAAACAAGAGCTCAAGCGCCTGCGGTTGCCGGACATCGAGACCCACGCGGTTGACTTCAGCTTGGGTGCTGGCGATCTAACCGGGCCCTTCGATCGCGTCCTCGTCGACGCCCCCTGCACTGGGACTGGTACTCTGCGTCGCCGCCCGGAGATCGCCTTACGCCTGACCGCGGAGGACCCCACGCGTATGGCCGAGCTTCAAGCGAGCATCGTGCGCCAGGCCGCGAGCCTGCTGGCGCCACAGGGCCGCTTGATCTTCGCGGTGTGCAGTGTGTTGCCGGAAGAGTGCGAAGGCGTGCTCGAGCGGGTGAGTGATGTGCTCGAACCAGCGCCCTTCGACGCGTCAGAGCTTGCTTGGCTCAGCGCGGACTGCACTCAACTGCGGCTGCTGCCGGGGGAGCACGGCACCGACGGATACTTCCTCGCGTGTTTGCGCAAGAGAGCGTGA
- the rseP gene encoding RIP metalloprotease RseP translates to MDLVYLIVLVSPLIFVHELGHFLFAKAFGVKVITFSLGFGPKILRIRGRETEYCIGLIPLGGYVRMLEATKNDIVLPEDRKRTFESLALYKRILVVLAGPVMNLVFPVLLYFSVYVSSGPFLPPTVGVVLPGHAAEGKLLPGDRIMAINGEEVGTFDEIKRIIHDNPGKPLRFKIFRDNKHTEVEVTAEETLERRELDMVERYGTVGIGPSAPAAVIGVPEPGSPAHRAGLRTFDLVTHVAGKPVRRYMDLELALSETSEQTVPITYMRPVDVPNALGGLADMAVYEAGVVALTPDPNGTDVLSKTGIESADLYAAYVPEDSYLHKAGLRPGDKIVRLDGEPVPAWSSFRERVLAQPNQPHRIEYLSARDGRAASGTFQMRREDFTDEHGQTFARYVLRVKHWTPYSPEDRVEHPRPIQYAFSKAVDETVKVARFTVVAMVRLVQGRISFKSLSGPITIYEVAGQERRKGTDYFIWVMAFLSINLGLINLLPIPVLDGGHLLFFTLEGIMRKPVPLRVREVAHIFGMGVLLLLLAVAFKNDVEKRWDVIAGHVKELVG, encoded by the coding sequence ATGGATCTCGTTTATCTCATCGTCTTGGTCAGCCCGCTGATCTTCGTGCACGAACTGGGGCACTTCCTATTTGCGAAGGCCTTTGGCGTGAAGGTGATCACCTTCAGCCTCGGTTTCGGGCCGAAGATCCTTCGAATTCGCGGGCGTGAGACCGAATACTGCATCGGATTGATTCCGCTGGGCGGATACGTCCGCATGCTCGAGGCAACCAAGAACGACATCGTCTTGCCCGAGGATCGGAAGCGCACCTTCGAGTCCCTGGCGCTGTACAAGCGGATCCTCGTCGTACTTGCCGGGCCGGTGATGAACCTGGTGTTCCCGGTGCTGCTGTACTTCTCCGTCTACGTGAGCAGCGGGCCCTTCCTACCGCCGACGGTTGGCGTGGTGCTGCCGGGGCATGCGGCGGAAGGCAAGCTGCTGCCAGGGGATCGCATCATGGCGATCAACGGCGAAGAGGTCGGCACCTTCGACGAGATCAAGCGCATCATCCACGACAACCCGGGCAAGCCGCTGCGCTTCAAGATTTTCCGTGACAATAAGCACACGGAAGTCGAGGTGACCGCAGAGGAGACCCTCGAGCGCCGTGAACTCGATATGGTCGAGCGCTACGGTACCGTGGGGATAGGACCCAGCGCTCCAGCGGCGGTGATTGGCGTCCCAGAACCTGGTTCACCGGCACATCGCGCGGGGCTAAGGACCTTCGACCTCGTGACCCACGTCGCGGGCAAGCCGGTGCGACGCTACATGGACCTCGAGCTCGCGCTCAGCGAGACCAGCGAGCAGACGGTCCCCATCACGTACATGCGCCCGGTGGATGTTCCGAATGCGCTGGGTGGCTTGGCTGATATGGCGGTGTACGAAGCCGGTGTCGTCGCCCTCACCCCGGATCCGAACGGAACCGATGTGCTGAGCAAGACCGGCATCGAATCGGCGGATTTGTACGCCGCTTACGTGCCGGAGGACAGCTACCTGCACAAGGCTGGCTTGAGACCGGGCGACAAGATCGTGCGCCTGGACGGGGAACCGGTCCCCGCCTGGTCGAGCTTTCGTGAGCGAGTGCTCGCACAGCCCAATCAGCCGCACCGCATCGAGTACCTGTCGGCGCGTGATGGTCGCGCGGCATCCGGCACGTTCCAGATGCGGCGTGAGGACTTCACCGACGAGCATGGGCAGACGTTCGCGCGCTACGTGTTGCGCGTGAAGCACTGGACCCCTTACTCACCTGAAGATCGGGTGGAGCATCCACGGCCCATCCAATACGCCTTCAGCAAGGCGGTCGATGAGACGGTGAAGGTCGCCCGTTTCACGGTGGTGGCGATGGTGCGCTTGGTTCAGGGACGCATCAGCTTCAAGAGCCTGTCAGGACCGATCACGATCTACGAAGTCGCAGGCCAAGAGCGCCGCAAGGGCACCGACTACTTCATCTGGGTGATGGCTTTCTTGAGCATCAACTTGGGGTTGATCAACCTGCTGCCGATCCCGGTGCTCGACGGTGGCCACCTACTGTTCTTCACCCTGGAAGGCATCATGCGCAAGCCGGTGCCGCTACGCGTCCGCGAGGTGGCTCACATTTTCGGCATGGGGGTGCTCTTGCTCTTGCTTGCAGTCGCGTTCAAGAACGACGTAGAGAAGCGTTGGGACGTGATCGCTGGGCACGTGAAAGAGTTGGTAGGTTAG
- a CDS encoding acyl-CoA thioesterase — MSDKPGKSPRVSQVSVQQLMLPEHANAWGKVHGGLIMKLVDESGGICAMRHAQRPCVTVAIDSMTFQSAVEVGEVLCCEAYINFISRSAIEVTVHVNAEDPIRGEVTHTNTAHLVYVAIDDEGKPTEVPPLLLETDEDHHRWEAGKRRQQERLERRKRPDA; from the coding sequence ATGAGCGACAAACCCGGAAAAAGCCCGCGAGTCTCACAGGTCAGCGTGCAGCAGCTGATGCTCCCAGAGCATGCCAACGCCTGGGGGAAGGTCCACGGCGGCCTGATCATGAAGCTCGTCGACGAGTCCGGCGGGATCTGCGCCATGCGCCACGCCCAACGTCCCTGCGTGACGGTGGCCATCGACTCGATGACCTTTCAGAGCGCCGTCGAGGTGGGTGAGGTGCTGTGCTGCGAGGCGTACATCAACTTCATCAGCCGCTCAGCAATTGAAGTCACCGTGCACGTGAACGCAGAGGATCCGATCCGCGGAGAGGTGACTCACACCAACACCGCACACCTGGTCTACGTCGCGATCGACGACGAGGGTAAGCCAACCGAGGTGCCACCGCTGCTCCTCGAGACCGACGAGGATCACCATCGCTGGGAAGCTGGCAAGCGCCGGCAGCAAGAGCGCCTCGAGCGCCGCAAACGCCCCGACGCCTGA